GTGGCTGAGCGGGTTGGAGCGACAGGGAGATCGAGTGGTCCGTTCGGAAGTCTTCCAATTGTACGCAGCCGAAGCCGATGCCATTGAAGAGGATATTTCCCGCCTGGTCGGGGGGGCTCCACTGCAAAGTGGCAGCGATGGGCTGCAGCAATTGGCGGCCCAATTGCCGATGATGGAGACGCTACTTAAGGAATTCGTGGAGTATTCCGGTTTTCTGGCCGGACGCGTGGTCCACCGCAGCGGCAAAGCCTATGTCTCAACGCAATCTTCCATAGCTCCCCTGACTGGAAATCAAAAGGATCTGGTGACGCAGTGTCTGGAGAAAAAGCGGGGGGTGTTCGCTCCTCTGCGATTTACAGCCAGCGGCCTTGTTCTGGATATGGCCCTGCCCATTTTTCCGCCGCAACAACACAACCGGTTTGCCGAAAGCAAGCCGGTGGCGGCGTTATTGCTCAATCGTGCGGTAACGGACAAGATTTCCGAAATTCTGGCTGGAATTCCCTACACGGATCAGGGGCATCAGACGCGACTTGTCCAGACAAACAACGGTGTCCACCAGGAGATTGTTCCCTGGTTGCCCGACAGGCTGCGCCCTATTCCCTCCTTGCCCGCGGCTGAAAATCGTGAAGAGATTCCCTTTGCCGTGCGTCAGGAAATCGAAAACGGCAAACGGGTCTATTCTTTGGGTGTCAAAGTACCGGAACCGGGGTGGTGGATCATCCAGGAGCAGGATTACCGTGTCGCCCGCGCCGACCTGCACTCCTATCGGCGGACAGCCATTTTTATGACTATTCTGGGGGCCCTGCTTTTGGGCACGGCGTTTGGCGCGGTCTGGTGGCGTTTGAGCTTTGCCGAAAGTGAACGCATCCGAGCCTGGTTTCGAGATCTCAACAGCCAGTTAGAGCGTCAGCGGTCGCTTTTGAAAAGTATTTATGAAACCGCTCCGGATTTTATTGCTCTGAAAAGCGCCCAGGGAACGTATGAATACGTCAATCCGGCCATGGCTGGGGCGTTGGGGCGTGATGCCGATCAGGTGGTCGGTCAGGATGATGTGGCCCTGTTCGGGTATGATACCGGCAAACGTTTGGAACGTTCAGACCACAATGTCTACGCTCATGGGCAGGATGTCAGCGTCATCGAACAGGTCTATCTCCAATCCCAGGCACATACCCTCCAGTTTTCCAAAGCGCCTCACCGCGACAGCCAGGGGAATATCGTCGGTATTGTCTCCATCGCCAAGGATATCACTGCCATGGTGGCTGCTCAGGAGCGCCATGAGCGATTGGTGCGCAAAACCGTTGAAGCCCTGGTCCGGACCGTGGAGATGAGTGACCCCTATCTGGCGGGCCACTCCCGATTGATGGGTGCATTGGCCGTCGCTCTGGGAGATTATATGGAGGTTTCCTCTTCTGATCGGACGGCAATGGAAATGGCGGCGAATCTTTCTCAGATCGGGAAGTTGTTCATCGACGAGTCTATTTTGACCAAGACCGGGACCTTGACCGACGAGGAGCGTGAGATCATGCAGCAGCATGTCGAACATGCTGAGCGCATCCTGTGTGGGATCGATTTCGAGATGCCGGTTCTGGACCTGCTCGCCCAAATGAACGAGCATCTGGACGGCAGCGGCTACCCATCCGGGAAGATGGCAGAGGAGATTTCCTTGCCAGCCAGAATACTGGCGGTTGCCAATGCCTTTTGCGCCATGATCCGTCCCAGAGCTTACCGCCCGGCCATGCAGGTCGGCCAAGCCTTGGCTGTTTTAGAACAGCATGCCGGAACCATATACGACGGCAGAGTCTTGGAGAACTTACGGCTTGTGTTGAACACGCGTCAGGGGGAGAGGCTGCTGGAACAGGCGAAACAGGATACGTATCGCGCGGAATGCGGGATTTGAGCTGCTGGAAGGAGTGGGGGGGAGCACCGAGTGATGCGCATATGAACCTGACGTGGTTCGACTGGCTCAGGGCGAGTGGCCGCGTAAAGAAGCGTCTCTAGGGGCGACAACGTGCTCTGGCTGCAGGCCCGCAGCGGGGACGTCGAGAGTCAGGCCTGCTTTTTCTGCAGGGAGTTGAAGACTTTATCAAGCTGTTTCTTCTTGATTTTTTCAAGAAGGGTCGTGCGTTTGAGATTCAATTTTTCCGCTGCTTGTTTTTTGTTCCCATTGGTGGCGATCAGCGCTTGCAGGATAAGGCGGTCTTCAAATTCGCTGACCCGGGTATTGAAATCGGTTTCCTCTTCCATATCCGGCATGTCCGGAAGATCTTGCACAGCCGCGGAAAGGGCCTCTTCCTCCTCCTCCTCGGGGGTATGAAGCAGTTCCGGATCGGAGACGATTTGGGGCGGGAGGTCCTGGACCCTGACCACTGCTTTGCGGTGCAGGACACACAAGCGCTGGACGATATTTTTGAGTTCCCGGACATTACCCGGCCATGGATACTCCTGAAGCGCCTTGAGCGCATTGGCCGAAAACCGCTTCGGTTGTGATTGCTTGCCCCTGTTGAACAGCCGGGTGAATTTGTCGAGCAGAAGCGGTATGTCTTCAACCCGATCCCTGAGCGGCGGTATTTCTAAGGGTACCACATTGAGCCGGTAGTAGAGATCGGTGCGGAACCGGCCTTCGTTGACTGCCAGTTCAAGGTTGATATTCGTGGCGGCAATGACGCGCACATCAGCCTGGACCGGCTTCATGCCGCCGACAGGTTCGAATTCTTTTTCCTGCAGGACCCGCAGAAGCTTGGCCTGCAACTCCGGCCGCATTTCTCCGATTTCATCGAGAAACAGAGTCCCGCCGTTTGCGTGTTGGAAGCGTCCTTTCTTCGCCTGGGTCGCGCCAGTGAAAGCGCCTTTCTCATAGCCGAAGAGTTCGCTTTCCAGAAGGCTGTCCGGAATGGCCGCGCAATTGACGGGGACAAAATTGTGCCCGGCGCGTGGACTGCAGGCGTGCAGCGCCTGAGCGACCAATTCTTTACCGACCCCACTTTCCCCTTGCAGCAGGATCGTGCTCTCCCCTTCCTCGCCGATGCGATCGATGAGGTCAAAAAGTTCACGCATGACGGTGGTGTTGCCGACTATGCCGTGGAAACCATCACTTTCTCGGAGCTTTGGGGCCGGTATTTCTGATTTGCTGACGAGATGAGTGCGGGGCATTACTCGAGAAACGACGAGCTCGACCTCTTCCGGATGCAGAGGCGAAGCTATATGGGCCTGAGCCCCGGAATGCATGGCTTCAATCGTTAGTTCACGATCTCCTTCAGGCACGATGGCAATAGACAGGCTATTCTCTTTTTCCGTGTGGAAGCGATGCAGATGTCTTAAGCCGGAGGGGTTTTCCTGCTGGAGGGCGACAAGCAGCAAGTCTGGATTTTGTTCGCGCAACACCCTGTAGTGCGGCGTGGATAGAGGCATTATGGTGATTGTTCCGGGTAAGAGCTGACGCAATACTTCTTTGAGCCGATCCCCTTCGGCGTGGTTGTCGGTAATGATTAGAGTGTGCTGGGAGGAGGGTATATTCATAAAACTTGTATTCCTTCATGTAATACCAAATCCAACGACACCGCTCGATGCGGGAAGTTGTTCCTAGCTGGAGGATGCGCTCAGGTAAGGAATTCGGTTCATTAATTGCGGCAAAGGTAGGGGATTTCTTGCCTAGTTTGACAAGCTACAGTTCCATATCGGCTAAAGGGCATTGCCACTTTGCCGATAAAGGAAATGAGAGGGTGTTTGGGTTGTAATATAAATTGCCTGTCATCCTTTTTTTGGCTCGTTTCTCGGTTCCTTCAAGTGTTCCGGTTCTCTACCATAACAGGTTAGGGCATTTTTTTGAAGATAGGCATTTTTTTTCGATGGTTTTAGTGTCAGGACCTGCGCCAAATCCGGTTACCTTGGGGAAGA
The sequence above is drawn from the Desulfohalobium retbaense DSM 5692 genome and encodes:
- a CDS encoding HD domain-containing phosphohydrolase, translated to MGKETAIKTKTLKLGIFLLLLVLLGAIVFIQWSTAEKEASLEQELETRLEILGKGRVEVISTWLSGLERQGDRVVRSEVFQLYAAEADAIEEDISRLVGGAPLQSGSDGLQQLAAQLPMMETLLKEFVEYSGFLAGRVVHRSGKAYVSTQSSIAPLTGNQKDLVTQCLEKKRGVFAPLRFTASGLVLDMALPIFPPQQHNRFAESKPVAALLLNRAVTDKISEILAGIPYTDQGHQTRLVQTNNGVHQEIVPWLPDRLRPIPSLPAAENREEIPFAVRQEIENGKRVYSLGVKVPEPGWWIIQEQDYRVARADLHSYRRTAIFMTILGALLLGTAFGAVWWRLSFAESERIRAWFRDLNSQLERQRSLLKSIYETAPDFIALKSAQGTYEYVNPAMAGALGRDADQVVGQDDVALFGYDTGKRLERSDHNVYAHGQDVSVIEQVYLQSQAHTLQFSKAPHRDSQGNIVGIVSIAKDITAMVAAQERHERLVRKTVEALVRTVEMSDPYLAGHSRLMGALAVALGDYMEVSSSDRTAMEMAANLSQIGKLFIDESILTKTGTLTDEEREIMQQHVEHAERILCGIDFEMPVLDLLAQMNEHLDGSGYPSGKMAEEISLPARILAVANAFCAMIRPRAYRPAMQVGQALAVLEQHAGTIYDGRVLENLRLVLNTRQGERLLEQAKQDTYRAECGI
- a CDS encoding sigma-54 dependent transcriptional regulator; amino-acid sequence: MNIPSSQHTLIITDNHAEGDRLKEVLRQLLPGTITIMPLSTPHYRVLREQNPDLLLVALQQENPSGLRHLHRFHTEKENSLSIAIVPEGDRELTIEAMHSGAQAHIASPLHPEEVELVVSRVMPRTHLVSKSEIPAPKLRESDGFHGIVGNTTVMRELFDLIDRIGEEGESTILLQGESGVGKELVAQALHACSPRAGHNFVPVNCAAIPDSLLESELFGYEKGAFTGATQAKKGRFQHANGGTLFLDEIGEMRPELQAKLLRVLQEKEFEPVGGMKPVQADVRVIAATNINLELAVNEGRFRTDLYYRLNVVPLEIPPLRDRVEDIPLLLDKFTRLFNRGKQSQPKRFSANALKALQEYPWPGNVRELKNIVQRLCVLHRKAVVRVQDLPPQIVSDPELLHTPEEEEEEALSAAVQDLPDMPDMEEETDFNTRVSEFEDRLILQALIATNGNKKQAAEKLNLKRTTLLEKIKKKQLDKVFNSLQKKQA